The DNA window GCCGCTGCAGATCGGGCCGCAGCGTCGCCAGCCAGCGGCGGGCCTGCTCGGCCTCTTCACCGGCGAAATAGCGCTGCGAATCGCCGACGCCCGGCAACACCAGAATAGCGCCGTCTTCCAGGCGTTCGGGCAACGGCTGCAGGCCGCTCAGCGTCATGCCGATGGAGCAGACGACCTGCGGCGCCGGGCTGAGGTAACGCAGGCTGAACGACCCGGCGAGGCGCAGAGTTTCCGCTGGGCCGCTGACGTCGAGCGACAGCACGTTGGGCAACAGCAGAAAATAGACGGCCTGCGGCATGGTTACTCCTGTGCGAGTTGCGCCAGCGCCTCATCCACGCTGGCGATGCGGGCGAAACGATCGACCAGTACGGTTTCAGTATGCCGCTTCAGCTGCGCGGGGGTAAAGACTTCACCGTCGGGATGGCGCATCGGGAAGGTCAGCGTCGCCTCGGTGACGAAGGTCACCCGATAACCGAGATCGGACGCCACCCGGGTGGTGGTTTCACAGCACTGTTCGGTGCGGATGCCGGAGATGATCAGGTGGTTGATATCCCGCTCGCGCAGCCAGGCGTCGAGGCCGGATTCGGTCAGCGCATTGTGCACATGCTTATGCACGGTGATATCCGCCTGGTGGGTGAGGAACGGCAGGCGTTGCACGTGGCCCGAAGCCAGCGAGAAAGGCCCCTGCGGCGAGACGTGCAGCACGTCGACCAGCGCCGCGCCGCGTTGCTGACAGCCCGCGATCAGACGGGTCAGCGCCTGTTGAAACGCCGGCAGATCGTCCTCCTGCCAGAATGGACGGTGCTGGAATGATTGCTGGACATCGATGATCAATAACGCGCTCTGTGACATTTTCGGCCCTCCGCCAGTGTGTGTAGCGACCATCTTGCGCCACGCCTTACTCTGGCAGAAGGCCAAAAACGGCCATCATGATGACAACAGCGGACCGACCTTAGGCTTTGCTCACCTGGCCAGCCACCAGGCGCCCCTGATGGAAGGTGGCGCTGCGCGCCGGCAGGCGGGCGACCGCCTCGGCGGAACAGCTGGCGTTGACCAGCACGAACTCGGCGGCATCGCCGGCTTTCGGCCAGGCGCGCTGGCCCTTATCGTCCAGCGGCAGCACGCCGCC is part of the Serratia surfactantfaciens genome and encodes:
- a CDS encoding isochorismatase family protein encodes the protein MSQSALLIIDVQQSFQHRPFWQEDDLPAFQQALTRLIAGCQQRGAALVDVLHVSPQGPFSLASGHVQRLPFLTHQADITVHKHVHNALTESGLDAWLRERDINHLIISGIRTEQCCETTTRVASDLGYRVTFVTEATLTFPMRHPDGEVFTPAQLKRHTETVLVDRFARIASVDEALAQLAQE